From a single Entelurus aequoreus isolate RoL-2023_Sb linkage group LG12, RoL_Eaeq_v1.1, whole genome shotgun sequence genomic region:
- the LOC133662354 gene encoding zinc finger protein 271-like, with amino-acid sequence MDTNVSATFSKASPLPLASLRLLVPPLQLLSASMWQILKKRDVMSYWEVAEFVSLVMDMVPELLMDKHRMQLNLGLRARYLLQLCRSDQSLQPDFILSLLNTMKLQPPPVGDEAMMHFLELIQLLLKDPEERQHFFLEVFPAQYGTEYDKDLQTLFWEFLCRLTELLPVPDLEQTVCWLGASVLENCVKSLSEAKDLKVLLQHHKQFRHLEQHVPHTSMGDNIFSSLSAFPACRRTTAEDQPNHLGQGDATHIPAPLVDEVTIEVIAEVEVEEHDVIMGENGLEGPVSGAVAEDAEVVTTEDTGAGLDESEEVDGPGNMFHAQSSSGPHDCPDCEKKFKFASSLTAHRVIHTGERPHRCYDCGRCFSFRQSLDRHRSTHKSGRRYDCIVCGETFLSSSARAEHKRTHMVGGAYACKGCGRTFNWELALARHLKTHATDVNANSATEVCEAGQEHRGGDADVPPDDVGDAADVPGDVSLVKIRTSGRKRRPTMKIQVINLQKHMSRRRKQEVTRENPPALKLLPFNCSEHSYGSPSVSSKEAEESLDAGGTSATFSCPKCCVQHSEEDELQRHMESVHSVDEEGRFNCRDCAKVFKFLSLLKAHQRIHTGEQPFLCVQCGRRFSFKQSLERHKQTHAPGRTYECLLCGEFFKSLVAQRSHMSVHMENGEFVCSECGRKFAWKSALVRHLKTHGEDDDKEEPSLKCPRCELSFSCASYLNRHLQTHREERAHACNCGKSFAYRAALTAHQRIHQKERPHVCSQCGKSFLFKGGLLNHMKIHSEEMPFMCSYCGKCFKRERNMKKHERCHTRENVFSCSQCDKSFVYKATLTRHELTHSGERPYLCSDCGKGFFSHAELLKHERFHTGHKPFRCPHCDKSFTQSCYLTIHLRYHTGARPYSCGECDKSFLSANRLKRHKQTHTGEKPFACVQCGKGFRQSYHLKMHQRTHIKIT; translated from the exons CAAGTCCGTTACCTCTGGCCTCGCTCCGCCTGCTGGTGCCACCTCTGCAGCTCCTGTCGGCCTCCATGTGGCAAATATTGAAGAAACGGGACGTCATGAGTTACTGGGAGGTGGCCGAATTTGTCTCCTTGGTGATGGACATGGTCCCGGAGCTGCTGATGGACAAGCACCGGATGCAACTCAACCTGGGTTTAAGAGCCAGG TATCTACTCCAGTTATGCAGAAGTGACCAATCCTTGCAACCTGACTTTATTTTGTCTCTCCTGAACACGATGAAACTGCAACCCCCTCCTGTGGGAGAT GAAGCCATGATGCACTTTCTGGAGTTAATCCAGCTTCTGCTAAAAGACCCCGAAGAGAGACAACACTTCTTCTTG GAGGTGTTCCCTGCTCAATATGGAACGGAGTATGACAAGGACTTGCAGACACTGTTTTGGGAGTTCCTCTGTCGGCTAACTGAGCTGTTGCCGGTTCCTGACCTCGAGCAG ACAGTTTGCTGGCTTGGAGCGTCAGTATTGGAAAACTGTGTCAAGTCACTTTCCGAAGCCAAGGACCTGAAGGTTTTGCTCCAGCACCATAAACAGTTTAGACATTTAGAGCAACATG TTCCACACACAAGCATGGGGGACAATATCTTCTCCTCGCTCTCTGCCTTTCCCGCCTGcagacggaccacagctgaggacCAGCCTAATCATTTGGGCCAAGGTGATGCCACTCATATACCCGCGCCACTCGTGGATGAGGTCACTATTGAAGTCATTGCCGAGGTTGAAGTAGAAGAGCATGACGTAATCATGGGTGAAAATGGCCTTGAAGGACCCGTAAGTGGCGCTGTAGCCGAAGACGCTGAAGTTGTGACCACAGAAGACACAGGCGCAGGTCTGGATGAGAGTGAAGAAGTTGATGGTCCAGGGAACATGTTTCATGCACAGAGCTCTTCAGGGCCTCATGACTGCCCGGATTGTGAGAAGAAATTCAAGTTTGCCTCGTCCCTAACGGCCCACAGGGTCATCCACACCGGCGAGCGCCCCCACCGGTGCTACGACTGCGGCCGCTGCTTCTCTTTCAGGCAGTCCCTCGACCGCCACAGAAGCACGCACAAAAGCGGACGCCGGTACGACTGCATTGTCTGCGGAGAGACTTTCCTGTCCTCGTCAGCTCGCGCCGAACACAAGCGGACCCACATGGTGGGCGGCGCATACGCGTGCAAGGGGTGCGGCAGGACGTTCAACTGGGAGCTGGCGCTGGCGAGGCACCTAAAAACTCACGCCACGGACGTCAATGCCAACAGCGCCACAGAGGTCTGTGAGGCGGGACAGGAGCACCGCGGCGGCGACGCAGACGTGCCGCCTGACGACGTCGGTGATGCAGCAGACGTCCCGGGAGACGTTTCCCTCGTCAAAATCCGCACGAGTGGTCGCAAACGGCGGCCTACCATGAAGATCCAAGTGATCAACTTGCAGAAACACATGAGCAGGAGGAGGAAGCAGGAAGTCACCAGGGAGAATCCTCCAGCCTTGAAGCTTCTGCCCTTCAATTG TTCAGAGCACTCGTATGGATCACCGTCAGTCTCATCGAAGGAAGCTGAAGAAA gtttGGACGCAGGTGGCACTTCTGCCACTTTCTCCTGTCCCAAATGCTGCGTCCAGCATTCAGAGGAAGATGAGCTGCAACGCCACATGGAGAGCGTTCACTCTGTGGACGAAGAGGGACGCTTCAACTGCAGAGACTGTGCCAAGGTCTTCAAGTTCCTGTCCTTGCTAAAAGCCCACCAGCGCATCCACACaggtgagcagcccttcctctgtGTTCAGTGCGGACGGCGCTTCTCCTTCAAGCAGTCGTTGGAGAGACACAAGCAGACGCACGCGCCCGGGCGCACGTACGAGTGTCTGCTCTGCGGGGAGTTCTTCAAGTCCCTGGTGGCGCAGCGCTCGCACATGAGCGTCCACATGGAGAACGGGGAGTTTGTGTGCTCCGAGTGCGGCCGCAAGTTCGCCTGGAAGTCGGCGCTGGTGAGGCACCTGAAGACTCACGGCGAGGACGACGACAAAGAGGAGCCTTCGCTGAAGTGCCCTCGCTGCGAGCTGAGCTTCAGCTGCGCCAGCTACCTCAACCGACACCTTCAGACCCACCGAGAGGAGCGGGCGCACGCCTGCAACTGCGGCAAGAGCTTCGCCTACCGGGCCGCGCTCACGGCCCACCAGCGCATCCACCAGAAAGAGAGACCTCACGTGTGCTCGCAGTGCGGCAAGAGCTTCCTCTTCAAGGGCGGCCTGCTGAACCACATGAAGATCCACTCGGAGGAGATGCCCTTCATGTGCTCGTACTGCGGCAAGTGCTTCAAGAGGGAGCGCAACATGAAGAAGCACGAGCGCTGCCACACCCGAGAAAACGTCTTCAGCTGCTCCCAGTGCGACAAGAGCTTTGTGTACAAGGCCACGCTGACCAGACACGAGCTGACGCACTCGGGCGAGAGGCCGTACCTCTGCTCCGACTGCGGCAAGGGCTTCTTCTCCCACGCCGAGCTGCTCAAGCACGAGCGCTTCCACACGGGCCACAAGCCCTTCCGCTGCCCGCACTGCGACAAGAGCTTCACGCAGTCCTGCTACCTGACCATTCACCTGCGCTACCACACGGGCGCCAGGCCGTACTCCTGCGGCGAGTGCGACAAGAGCTTCCTCAGCGCCAATCGCCTGAAGAGACACAAGCAGACGCACACGGGGGAGAAGCCTTTCGCCTGTGTGCAGTGTGGCAAAGGCTTCAGGCAGTCCTACCACCTCAAGATGCATCAGCGCACGCACATCAAGATCACGTGA